One Clupea harengus chromosome 3, Ch_v2.0.2, whole genome shotgun sequence DNA window includes the following coding sequences:
- the ucmab gene encoding unique cartilage matrix-associated protein — MSWTHPALLALLAILIALTLSNEADSASVSDDKPDSKAASPQGAMKKIFMPEADAFNFFRRRTRRGVKSQDELDVEQRQVLAADERKREYHENQRSKFENYAEEEGDEQDERSREGGEQWREFSYDGQDQ; from the exons ATGTCCTGGACACATCCGGCACTTCTGGCTTTGCTGGCCATCCTTATCGCCTTGACAT TGTCCAATGAGGCTGACAGTGCATCTGTGTCTGATGATAAGCCAGACTCCAAGGCAGCTAGCCCACAAG GTGCAATGAAGAAAATCTTCATGCCCGAGGCGGACGCGTTCAACTTTTTCAGACGGCGGACTAGGAGGGGTGTGAAGTCCCAGGATGAGCTTGATG TTGAGCAAAGGCAGGTACTGGCTGCAGATGAACGCAAAAGGGAATACCACGAGAACCAAAGAAGCAAATTTGAGAACTATGCcgaggaggagggagacg AGCAGGATGAAAGGTCCCGTGAGGGCGGCGAGCAGTGGCGAGAATTCAGCTATGATGGCCAGGACCAATAA
- the LOC105888481 gene encoding cyclin-dependent kinase 17-like encodes MEKMKKFKRRLALTLHGSHAPEESLSELAEHMTIEESALKDSEPAVRNGRPPSSHSVHSFLNQYAGSFKKPPIRRPHSVIGDGLGIPAAATRNGGRLGIVHENQKMGSDGESDQTSGTSSEEVQSPTGVCLRSRGGRRISAADLNKRLSLPVDIRLPDGYLEKLQMISHQFDQPLSRRSRRASLSEIGFGKLETYIKLDKLGEGTYATVFKGRSKLTDNLVALKEIRLEHEEGAPCTAIREVSLLKDLKHANIVTLHDIIHTEKSLTLVFEYLDKDLKQYMDDCGNIMSMQNVKIFLYQILRGLAYCHRRKVLHRDLKPQNLLINDRGELKLADFGLARAKSVPTKTYSNEVVTLWYRPPDVLLGSSEYSTQIDMWGVGCIFYEMAAGRPLFPGSTVEDELHLIFRLLGTPTEVTWPGITTMDEFKSYNFPKYRPQPFINHAPRLDIDGIDLLLSFLKYESKQRISAEEGMKQPYFRSLGAHVQALPESLSLFTLKEIQLQKDPGYRNSAFPETGNGKNRRQSMLF; translated from the exons atggagaagatgaagaagttCAAGCGGCGTCTGGCGCTGACACTGCACGGGAGCCACGCGCCAGAGGAATCGCTGTCCGAGCTGGCCGAGCACATGACAATCGAGGAGAGTGCCCTGAAGGACAGCG AACCCGCGGTGAGAAACGGACGGCCACCCTCCTCTCACAGTGTCCATTCATTCCTGAACCAGTACGCCGGTTCCTTCAAGAAGCCTCCCATTCGCCGGCCACACAGCGTCATAGGGGATGGCCTGGGTATTCCTGCGGCGGCAACCCGCAATGGTGGCCGTTTAG GCATCGTGCACGAGAACCAGAAGATGGGCTCGGACGGGGAGAGCGACCAGACCTCCGGGACGTCCTCCGAGGAGGTGCAGTCCCCAACGGGTGTGTGCCTGAGGAGCAGGGGCGGCCGACGGATCTCTGCTGCG GACCTGAATAAGCGTTTGTCTCTGCCGGTTGACATCCGGCTCCCAGACGGATACCTGGAGAAGCTGCAGATGATCAGTCATCAGTTTGACCAGCCTCTGAGTCGTCGCTCTCGCAGGGCTTCTCTG tctgaaATAGGATTTGGAAAACTGGAGACCTACATAAAACTGGACAAACTTGGAGAG GGGACGTACGCTACCGTCTTCAAAGGGCGAAGCAAGTTGACAGACAATCTCGTGGCCTTGAAGGAGATTCGCCTAGAGCACGAAGAGGGAGCTCCATGCACCGCTATTCGGGAAG TGTCATTACTGAAGGATCTGAAGCATGCAAACATAGTGACACTTCACGACATCATCCACACAGAGAAGTCCCTCACTTTAGTGTTTGAGTACCTG GACAAGGACCTTAAGCAGTACATGGACGACTGTGGGAACATCATGAGTATGCAAAATGTGAAG ATCTTCCTGTATCAGATCCTACGTGGTCTGGCTTACTGCCATCGCCGGAAAGTTCTCCACAGAGACCTTAAGCCTCAGAACCTGCTCATCAATGACAGAGGGGAGCTAAAGCTGGCAGACTTTG GTTTGGCCAGAGCAAAATCGGTCCCTACTAAGACGTACTCAAATGAGGTGGTGACACTATGGTACAGGCCCCCAGACGTGCTCTTGGGCTCCTCTGAGTATTCCACACAGATTGACATGTG GGGAGTCGGCTGTATATTCTATGAGATGGCTGCTGGCAGGCCCCTGTTCCCAGGGTCCACGGTGGAGGATGAACTGCACCTCATCTTTCGGCTGTTGG GAACTCCCACTGAGGTGACCTGGCCTGGGATTACCACCATGGATGAATTCAAGTCCTACAATTTCCCCAAATACAGGCCCCAGCCTTTCATCAACCACGCACCCAG actGGACATAGATGGGATTGACCTGCTGTTGTCATTCTTAAAA TATGAATCCAAGCAGAGGATCTCGGCCGAGGAGGGAATGAAGCAGCCGTACTTCAGGAGTTTGGGCGCTCATGTGCAAGCACTACCAGAGA GTTTATCTTTATTTACACTAAAGGAGATTCAGTTGCAAAAGGATCCAGGCTATCGGAATTCTGCCTTCCCAGAGACAG gaaatggcAAGAACAGAAGACAAAGTATGCTGTTCTGA
- the LOC105913399 gene encoding ETS domain-containing protein Elk-3-like, translating to MESAITLWQFLLQLLLDQSHKHLICWTSNDGEFKLLKSEEVARLWGLRKNKTNMNYDKLSRALRYYYDKNIIRKVIGQKFVYKFVSFPEILKLDPQAVEMGQDFNRTVVIKDEAQEVEARVKEEVEDDVEDEESPDPAISAALQVQACYHEYFRSGLYPGLPFSSLQSQSHLLQAIRQRHGEPREEAQSVIQFVSQAAEKSDVLLSSRRSSSSESAFSSRPTRQSPRSSSPFSVASSHSTQAWRSPKREAEDSEQDTQPLNLSSGSRESSLTSDKRSHQASGSTSRSKKPKGLEISSPSVVLTGSDLGSIALNSPALPCGSLTPALFTAQTASGLLLSPSPLLSGLHLWNSLSPVGPLSPGHLQGHAPLFQFPTLLNGYVTVPMSSLDGSSSPLLLSSTNYKS from the exons ATGGAGAGCGCCATCACATTATGGCAGTTTTTACTGCAGCTGCTCCTGGACCAGAGTCACAAGCACCTGATCTGCTGGACGTCCAACGACGGCGAGTTCAAACTGCTCAAATCAGAGGAGGTGGCCAGGTTATGGGGCCTTCGAAAGAACAAGACCAACATGAACTATGACAAGCTGAGCAGAGCACTCCGCTACTATTATGATAAG aaTATCATCAGAAAGGTGATCGGACAGAAATTTGTTTACAAGTTTGTGTCATTTCCGGAGATTCTCAAGTTGGATCCTCAAGCCGTGGAAATGGGTCAAGATTTCAACAGGACAGTGGTAATCAAAGATGAGGCACAGGAGGTGGAGGCAcgggtgaaggaggaggtggaggatgatgtggaggatgaggagtCCCCAGACCCTGCCATATCGGCAGCCCTTCAAGTCCAGGCATGCTACCATGAGTACTTCCGTTCAGGCCTGTACCCAGGTTTGCCATTCAGCTCCTTGCAGAGCCAGTCCCATCTCCTGCAGGCCATCCGACAGAGGCACGGAGAGCCCCGCGAAGAGGCCCAGAGCGTCATTCAGTTTGTCTCCCAGGCTGCCGAGAAGAGCgatgtcctcctctcctcgcgCCGTTCGTCCTCTTCCGAGTCTGCTTTCTCATCCAGGCCCACAAGGCAGTCGCCCCGGTCCTCCTCGCCCTTCTCCGTTGCCTCTTCCCACTCTACTCAAGCCTGGAGGAGCCCCAAGCGTGAGGCTGAGGACTCTGAGCAGGACACGCAGCCGCTGAACTTATCCTCAGGGAGCAGGGAGAGCTCCCTAACCTCAGACAAGAGAAGCCATCAGGCATCCGGCTCCACATCCAGGAGCAAAAAGCCCAAAGGCCTGGAGATCTCCAGCCCTTCTGTGGTGctgacaggaagtgacctcGGTTCTATCGCCCTGAACAGCCCTGCGCTGCCGTGTGGCTCTCTCACACCAGCACTCTTCACAGCACAG ACGGCGTCTGGGCTCCTGCTGAGTCCCAGCCCCCTGCTGTCAGGCCTCCACCTCTGGAACAGCCTGAGTCCTGTGGGGCCCCTGAGCCCTGGCCACTTGCAGGGCCACGCTCCCCTCTTTCAG ttCCCCACCTTACTGAATGGATATGTCACAGTCCCCATGTCCAGTCTGGATGGCTCTTCCTCCCCCTTGCTGCTCTCATCGACCAATTACAAGTCTTGA